In Eriocheir sinensis breed Jianghai 21 chromosome 18, ASM2467909v1, whole genome shotgun sequence, the genomic stretch CTTGACACGTTGATGATGCGACTCGGTGCTGATGCCTGTGTGAAAGAAACTGTGCATCAATATTTAACTTTGTTGAATGTAGCTACTTCCACACATGCTCTGTAATACAATGCCACACCTGAAATGTACCATATTTACTTAGGTAAAAATAATTTCAACAATTTTTTGAAGCCAGAGGTAAGGGAATTAGCTTTTACttttacttactactactactactactactactactactacaggtaactctcgatttacgcgagtttggtttatgcgtttttgaaataacgcagggtccaaaatccaaataaatgtttaatttacacgttttttcacttatacgcgatattttatggagtggccaccagatgtctcacgcaactggactcacggcgctgcggccacacagctgagctaatttcttcccgcgcgccacttgaacaacaatacagtacccacgctgccacgctactcaacaataggggtgggtaggtaccggtaccagtaccggtgctaatggtaccagctatacggtacggtaccggtaccagactgctcggtaccggtaccaatactatccAGTCGCTcgtggtgtccctcatttcttcctcacatgagtgaggctgatactgagtgcctgagtggatatctcggtgatatggatattctctctctctctctctctctctctctctctctctctctctctctctctctctctctccactgaatgaagtgaatatttatttttcgatagaaacctacctcttgtttgatttacattgtttttgatttacgcgacctcttcaaggacacaatactcacataaatcgagagttacctgtactactgctactactactactactactacactttagaagaatagaaataaaagaagaacaaatCACATACCTTCAGTTTGTCAAGGAGCAGAAGAGTGAGCAGGAAGTGACCCATGTGATTGGTGCCAAGTTGCAGCTCAATGCCTTCCTTGGTGTACGACTTCTTGCATCGCATCACTCCGGCATTGTTAATCAGAAGGTCCAGCCGTTCCTCCCCTAGAAAGTAATGCATTGTAAAGTAAAACAAATACCAGTGATAATATTCAGAGCTGGGCACCCCAACTGTAAACCACAACTTCAGCATCTTTGTTCAAGTGGAACATTGGAGGGCAGCATAGCCAGGGAAGATTCATACATggcagccattataaataaaattcacctgtgCCACAAACGGGCTGAGGTCACCCAAGAGACCCCCCAAGTGAGCCTACTGACACCATAGgctgcacaaaaaaaaaaaaaaataaataaataaataaataaataaataataataataataaataaataaataaataaaaatatccgTTCCCTGGTCAATATCTGCAACACCCGGTAGGTGGCTGCAAGTGTGCCAGACATATGTGTTTACTGTTATCTCATGCTGTTAAGTAGCAATGCTGTGACCTTCCATTTGCATTTAAATGCAGTAAGTACTTGAATCAAGTACTACATAAATAATGAACACCAGTATAATATTTTTGGCCTCCCAGAcagttgaaaaagaaaatggtgagTGCTGCTTTGCTGCAGCCAACACTGCATCTGTTTGCTTACATGTATCAGCTGAGCAGCTGGTTGTAGTTATGGTCCAGATTCTATAACCCCTTTTATTATTACAGATTCATTACCTAATTTTTATAGAAAGTAAAATTCATAAGTAAATAATTTGCAGTAGTTTGATATGCTCAAGCACCTGGAgtcaaaaaagaaaatggcagaCACTTCGTGAACACTGCTGACACTACATCCTTTGCTGACATGCAATGCAAACACTCAAATAACTTGTTTTAGTTCATCCTTCTTAAATATGTTGCTTGAATGTGCTGCACAAAGTGTGGTGAAATTCCAAGGCAGGTATGAATATGGCGAATGCCGGACCCAGTATGTTAATCATTCAGGAATGGGCCGTGGCCCCTAGACTACAGCGATTCCTGGACTTTTGAGGTCTCCAGATGGATGCTCCCCCTAATATTCTGAGGATATGAAGATCAAGTGTATgaatataaaggaagggaagaaacatgCCAGAAATTAAGGATGAAATCAAACATCGCCTGGTATGTGTATTGACAAATAAAAAGGCAGGACTGAGGCCAAATATTAAGAAAAAGGATGGACAGCAGGAAGAGGGGCTGATGATAACAGTAGTGAAGGATAAAGAGGCAAGCTGGTGTACTTACTGTGGTTAACTAACTGAGCAAAATTTCTGACAGACTCCTGCGACGCCAAGTCACATTCTTCACAGTAGATGTGTTTGTTGCGACTCTCCAGCGCAATATCTTTCCTTGCCTGAAATCAGGAGGAAAATATTGGGATGATGAATATATTAACATGAAAAATGGCAAACTACCACTCTTCCTCCAGCAGATAAAAGatgggaggagataaaaaagaggttATTTTGGTTGggagtgtcttgatactcctcacTTGAAGGTGTTTAAGTcataggaggaggaaatacagataaagaaagGCCATtcccagtgaaagggatgaaagaattagcttactggttaactcttgcattaggaatttgatgaactaaagtaaaaaaaatcttGGGCATCAAAGTTACAAGAGTGGTGGAAGTTAGAAAATTTGGAGGAGCAGTTAGCATAAAAATAGcagtaaaagatagaaaggaaagtaacATATAGGAAAAATTCAAAAGGTAAAAAACACTCAGTAATGAGAAGCCACACTTATTATGGTGAGCCAAACAATAGCAATTattctaaaaaataaataaatatgttatatgtaatagtaataacaaaaaataatggtgatatgaaaaaaaataataacaatcataataataatcataacaataatcaaaataataatcataatattactattaataataataataataatacataatatagTAAAAGTGCTGACCTGAAGGCACTTGTCCATGTCCCGGCAGGCCATGATGACCCTGGCCTTCTTCCTGGCCAGGGTGAGCGCCGTCTCCCGGCCTATCCCGGTGTTggcccccgtcaccaccaccaccttgccggCCAGGCTCTCATCACTGCTGTAGTTTCTCCCACCGATGAACTCCCTGTGTTAAAGTTGAATATGAATAAAGGTCGCATTCCAtttctcaatcaatcaatcgataTGCCAGGGGGTGCCTCTGGGCAAGTCTCTATGcaacctcccttcccatcctaagtacctcATGAGAGGTTCTgtcaacttgctcaagccacaaactctGTAAGTGCCCCCTTGGTCTCCTCTACtcgggattgtctcttacagaaataaCCTGgtgagcagggtcagcttctggATAGCGTGCCAAATGCCTGTACATGCATAGCCGTGGTTGGCGTGATGGACTATGCAGGCAATAGATATCGAATCAGTCTTATGGAGTAGTCGCCGGTCTGAAACAAAATCATTCCAGctatatcccatgattctgtgtagGCACTTGTTACCAAAGTCACTATTCATTGTTCATGACTCACAGCCATTGAGTAAGACATGGATCATAAGCAACTTGAAGATCTTAATCTTTGT encodes the following:
- the LOC127000277 gene encoding retinol dehydrogenase 13-like isoform X3; the encoded protein is MPRQKEFIGGRNYSSDESLAGKVVVVTGANTGIGRETALTLARKKARVIMACRDMDKCLQARKDIALESRNKHIYCEECDLASQESVRNFAQLVNHREERLDLLINNAGVMRCKKSYTKEGIELQLGTNHMGHFLLTLLLLDKLKASAPSRIINVSSTAHRHGRINFSDLNSTQNYDEGQAYAQSKLANIMFTRELAVRLEGSGVTCNAVHPGMVYTDIGRHMSINQSWLAKVLLHPLLWLFLKTPRQGAQTTLYAALSPRLEGVSGKYFSLQLETDVSEAAKDSEAAKRLWAISERWTGLS